The Nicotiana tabacum cultivar K326 chromosome 14, ASM71507v2, whole genome shotgun sequence genome contains a region encoding:
- the LOC107761487 gene encoding G2/mitotic-specific cyclin-2 isoform X2 encodes MGVSNENNPTMIKPTNVQGEAELGCRKFGMETRNNRRALSVINQNFVGAKPYPCVVNKRVLSEANGICNKNPPVPAHRPITRKFAAQIANSKQHYPEENKKPKIAAEGLSVYEDVPIIDVEEYEAAAKDQPVPMSLEQTQMEIEMEDIFEESVIDIDSNDAKNTLAVVDYVEDLYAYYSKMEGCNRIPPDYIGQQFDINERMRSILIDWLIEVHHKFDLREETLFLTVNLIDRFLEKQSVVRKKLQLVGLVAMLLACKYEEVSLPVVDDLVVISDKAYTRKEVLEMEKLMLNTLQFNMSLPTPYVFMRRFLKAAQSDRKLELLSFFLIELCLVEYEMLKFPPSFIAAAAIYTAQCTLYGVKQWSKTCELHTKYSADQLLECSRLIVEFHQKAATGKLTGVHKKYNTSKFGYVAKCKPAHCLLVQTPYNMKGHV; translated from the exons atgggtgTATCTAATGAGAACAATCCTACCATGATTAAACCCACAAATGTGCAAG GTGAGGCAGAATTGGGTTGCAGAAAGTTTGGAATGGAAACAAGGAACAACAGAAGAGCATTAAGTGTGATTAACCAGAATTTTGTTGGAGCTAAGCCATACCCTTGTGTTGTTAATAAGAGAGTATTATCTGA AGCTAATGGGATCTGTAACAAGAATCCTCCTGTTCCAGCTCATAGACCTATTACAAG GAAATTTGCTGCACAAATTGCTAACTCAAAGCAGCATTATCCTGAG GAAAACAAGAAACCAAAAATAGCAGCTGAAGGTTTAAGTGTGTATGAGGATGTACCAATAATAGATGTGGAAGAATATGAGGCAGCAGCAAAAGACCAGCCAGTTCCAATGTCTTTGGAACAAACTCAAATG gaAATTGAGATGGAGGATATATTTGAGGAGAGTGTGATAGATATTGACAGTAATGATGCGAAGAACACGCTCGCAGTTGTTGACTATGTGGAAGATCTGTATGCTTACTACTCAAAAATGGAG GGCTGCAATCGTATCCCGCCAGACTATATAGGACAACAGTTTGACATCAACGAGAGGATGAGATCTATACTAATTGACTGGCTCATTGAG GTACACCACAAGTTTGATCTCAGGGAGGAGACATTATTCCTGACTGTTAATTTGATAGATAGATTTTTGGAGAAACAATCCGTTGTGAGAAAGAAGCTGCAGCTTGTTGGTCTCGTCGCCATGTTACTAGCGTGCAAATACGAGGAAGTTTCTCTCCCTGTGGTGGATGATTTGGTGGTCATTTCGGATAAAGCATACACAAGGAAGGAGGTTCTTGAAATG GAAAAATTGATGCTCAACACACTACAGTTTAATATGTCACTTCCAACTCCATATGTTTTTATGAGAAGATTTCTCAAAGCTGCTCAATCGGATAGAAAG CTTGAGCTACTTTCGTTCTTCTTGATCGAGCTTTGCCTCGTGGAATATGAAATGCTTAAATTCCCACCATCGTTTATCGCTGCTGCTGCAATCTATACAGCTCAGTGCACACTTTATGGTGTTAAACAATGGAGTAAGACGTGCGAGCTTCACACAAAATACTCGGCAGATCAACTCCT GGAGTGTTCAAGATTGATTGTGGAATTCCACCAAAAGGCAGCGACAGGGAAACTAACAGGGGTACATAAAAAGTACAATACATCTAAATTTGGTTATGTAGCGAAATGTAAGCCTGCTCATTGTCTTCTTGTGCAGACCCCCTATAATATGAAAGGGCACGTATAG
- the LOC107761487 gene encoding G2/mitotic-specific cyclin-2 isoform X1 codes for MGVSNENNPTMIKPTNVQVLGEAELGCRKFGMETRNNRRALSVINQNFVGAKPYPCVVNKRVLSEANGICNKNPPVPAHRPITRKFAAQIANSKQHYPEENKKPKIAAEGLSVYEDVPIIDVEEYEAAAKDQPVPMSLEQTQMEIEMEDIFEESVIDIDSNDAKNTLAVVDYVEDLYAYYSKMEGCNRIPPDYIGQQFDINERMRSILIDWLIEVHHKFDLREETLFLTVNLIDRFLEKQSVVRKKLQLVGLVAMLLACKYEEVSLPVVDDLVVISDKAYTRKEVLEMEKLMLNTLQFNMSLPTPYVFMRRFLKAAQSDRKLELLSFFLIELCLVEYEMLKFPPSFIAAAAIYTAQCTLYGVKQWSKTCELHTKYSADQLLECSRLIVEFHQKAATGKLTGVHKKYNTSKFGYVAKCKPAHCLLVQTPYNMKGHV; via the exons atgggtgTATCTAATGAGAACAATCCTACCATGATTAAACCCACAAATGTGCAAG TTTTAGGTGAGGCAGAATTGGGTTGCAGAAAGTTTGGAATGGAAACAAGGAACAACAGAAGAGCATTAAGTGTGATTAACCAGAATTTTGTTGGAGCTAAGCCATACCCTTGTGTTGTTAATAAGAGAGTATTATCTGA AGCTAATGGGATCTGTAACAAGAATCCTCCTGTTCCAGCTCATAGACCTATTACAAG GAAATTTGCTGCACAAATTGCTAACTCAAAGCAGCATTATCCTGAG GAAAACAAGAAACCAAAAATAGCAGCTGAAGGTTTAAGTGTGTATGAGGATGTACCAATAATAGATGTGGAAGAATATGAGGCAGCAGCAAAAGACCAGCCAGTTCCAATGTCTTTGGAACAAACTCAAATG gaAATTGAGATGGAGGATATATTTGAGGAGAGTGTGATAGATATTGACAGTAATGATGCGAAGAACACGCTCGCAGTTGTTGACTATGTGGAAGATCTGTATGCTTACTACTCAAAAATGGAG GGCTGCAATCGTATCCCGCCAGACTATATAGGACAACAGTTTGACATCAACGAGAGGATGAGATCTATACTAATTGACTGGCTCATTGAG GTACACCACAAGTTTGATCTCAGGGAGGAGACATTATTCCTGACTGTTAATTTGATAGATAGATTTTTGGAGAAACAATCCGTTGTGAGAAAGAAGCTGCAGCTTGTTGGTCTCGTCGCCATGTTACTAGCGTGCAAATACGAGGAAGTTTCTCTCCCTGTGGTGGATGATTTGGTGGTCATTTCGGATAAAGCATACACAAGGAAGGAGGTTCTTGAAATG GAAAAATTGATGCTCAACACACTACAGTTTAATATGTCACTTCCAACTCCATATGTTTTTATGAGAAGATTTCTCAAAGCTGCTCAATCGGATAGAAAG CTTGAGCTACTTTCGTTCTTCTTGATCGAGCTTTGCCTCGTGGAATATGAAATGCTTAAATTCCCACCATCGTTTATCGCTGCTGCTGCAATCTATACAGCTCAGTGCACACTTTATGGTGTTAAACAATGGAGTAAGACGTGCGAGCTTCACACAAAATACTCGGCAGATCAACTCCT GGAGTGTTCAAGATTGATTGTGGAATTCCACCAAAAGGCAGCGACAGGGAAACTAACAGGGGTACATAAAAAGTACAATACATCTAAATTTGGTTATGTAGCGAAATGTAAGCCTGCTCATTGTCTTCTTGTGCAGACCCCCTATAATATGAAAGGGCACGTATAG